A DNA window from Niabella yanshanensis contains the following coding sequences:
- a CDS encoding DUF4998 domain-containing protein, which produces MNSKNNIIIAISLLFLAISCKRYDNDYLRYFDGKESVYPGLVKSLTYRAGNLRTALSWNPSPDPSVIKYVVKWNNGQDSVVVPASSHNPEDLVSVTIPNLSEYVYSFIIYSYDDKGNRSIGQEINNVRVYGDAYKSLLQNRNINAADPYVYADNGILTLNFANADTSNASTFITYTNTSNTTERKTLLPGENTIVINNYKSGTPITYNSSYIPEKNAIDTFQANTTASFPTIYRYVICPKNKFSPLSLYGDGQPYDNSYWTSLWTVFDGATSPKGWYNGFHSNDAKTLPYPISFDMGATYNSLSHFEIIGRDCCHNPVEYEVWGSNTQNVPNLEGNNPNWGTQMQANGWTLLQSVNRTDDGKAPFKSSLIDNPPPVRYIRVLIKKVASGESKYSNFSQVTLWNRE; this is translated from the coding sequence ATGAATTCTAAAAATAATATCATTATCGCCATATCGTTACTCTTCTTAGCAATCAGTTGCAAAAGGTATGATAATGATTACCTAAGGTACTTTGATGGCAAAGAGTCTGTTTACCCCGGGCTCGTAAAAAGCCTTACTTACAGGGCGGGCAATTTGCGTACAGCTCTCTCCTGGAATCCGAGTCCTGATCCTAGTGTGATTAAATATGTTGTGAAATGGAATAATGGTCAGGATTCTGTTGTAGTTCCGGCAAGCTCGCATAATCCTGAAGACCTGGTTTCGGTAACCATCCCTAACCTAAGTGAATATGTTTATTCCTTTATCATCTACTCTTACGATGATAAAGGAAACCGCTCTATTGGCCAGGAGATTAATAATGTTCGGGTATATGGAGATGCTTACAAGTCTTTACTGCAAAACAGGAATATTAATGCTGCCGACCCCTATGTTTATGCAGACAATGGCATACTTACCCTAAATTTTGCGAACGCCGACACGAGCAATGCTTCAACATTCATCACCTACACCAACACTTCCAATACTACCGAACGCAAAACGTTATTACCGGGCGAGAATACTATAGTTATCAATAATTACAAATCCGGGACGCCTATTACTTACAATTCTTCCTACATACCGGAAAAAAATGCTATCGACACTTTTCAAGCAAATACTACAGCAAGCTTCCCAACAATATATAGATATGTAATATGTCCTAAAAATAAGTTTAGTCCCTTATCGTTGTACGGAGACGGACAGCCTTACGACAACAGTTACTGGACTTCGCTCTGGACTGTTTTCGATGGAGCTACATCACCAAAAGGATGGTATAACGGTTTTCACAGTAACGATGCGAAAACACTACCCTACCCCATCAGTTTTGACATGGGCGCTACTTACAATTCGTTATCACATTTTGAAATTATTGGCAGAGACTGTTGCCACAACCCTGTTGAATATGAAGTATGGGGTTCCAACACACAAAACGTCCCCAACCTCGAAGGAAACAATCCTAATTGGGGGACCCAGATGCAGGCAAATGGATGGACGCTATTACAATCCGTAAACAGAACTGATGATGGGAAAGCTCCGTTTAAAAGCAGCCTGATCGACAATCCTCCTCCTGTAAGATATATCAGAGTTCTAATTAAGAAGGTGGCGAGCGGCGAGAGCAAGTACAGTAATTTTAGTCAGGTTACGCTTTGGAACAGGGAATAG
- a CDS encoding glycoside hydrolase family 95 protein — translation MKYIKRIGVTILAFIVANNSSAQTQKDLKLWYDKPAAMWEETLPLGNGRLGMMPDGGVNKENIVLNDITLWSGSEQDANNYEANQYLPEIRKMLAAGKNDDAQDLINKHFICKGPGSGGKQWGCFQVLGNLEINYRYSQPNTSPTAYYRALELDQALATTRFIVNGVTYTREYFTSFGTDVGIIKLTSSKPGALNFSVSLSRPERSQVKVKDQTVGIYGQLDNGTDGKGMQYMALASVKLSGGGSVRTTDKELSIADATTAYIYVSMGTDFKNPGFENKTAQLLQAAMSKNYLSEKTIHTQNFQKLFNRFSVNLGTGENSHLSTNKRLDLFYKNPQKDNALPALFLQFGRYLSISSTRVGLLPPNLQGLWANQVNTPWNGDYHLDINVEMNHWHLEAANLSELNLPLAELVKGLVKNGERTAKAYYNANGWIAHVITNVWGFTEPGESASWGIANSGSGWLCENLWAHYAYTKDKKYLKDIYPVLKGSALFYRDALITDPKTKWLVTAPSVSPENTFVLNGKHVNVCMGPTIDNQITRELFNNVIEASKVLGVDADFRADLTRKLKQIPPPGRIASDGRIMEWLEEYKEADPQHRHISHLWGLYPGSSITANKTPHLMEAAKKTLEVRGDDGPSWAITHKQLFWARLHDGERAFKLLKEVLRPTLRTDINYGAGGGVYPNLLSAGPPFQIDGNFGGSAGILEMLLQSHDGYIELLPSIPAIWKKKGQVKGIRAQNNITIDLQWSDGRVINYKLYSPSKQQVKLKVNGQLVHATTIAR, via the coding sequence ATGAAGTATATAAAAAGAATTGGCGTTACCATCCTGGCATTTATTGTAGCTAACAATAGTTCGGCGCAAACCCAAAAAGATCTTAAGTTATGGTACGACAAGCCGGCGGCCATGTGGGAGGAGACCCTTCCGCTGGGCAACGGTCGTCTGGGAATGATGCCTGACGGAGGTGTCAATAAAGAAAATATTGTTTTGAATGATATCACCTTATGGTCGGGCTCTGAGCAGGATGCCAATAATTATGAAGCCAATCAATACCTGCCCGAGATCAGGAAAATGCTGGCCGCCGGCAAAAATGACGATGCACAAGACCTGATCAATAAACACTTCATCTGTAAAGGACCCGGATCAGGTGGTAAACAGTGGGGCTGCTTCCAGGTACTGGGCAATTTAGAAATCAACTACCGGTATAGCCAACCCAATACCTCTCCAACCGCTTACTACCGGGCTTTGGAACTGGATCAGGCCCTTGCCACCACCCGTTTCATAGTCAATGGCGTAACTTATACCCGGGAATACTTTACCAGCTTCGGAACTGATGTGGGCATCATCAAACTAACCAGTAGTAAACCCGGTGCGTTAAATTTTTCTGTTAGCCTGTCAAGACCCGAACGCTCGCAGGTAAAAGTAAAAGATCAGACGGTTGGCATATACGGACAGCTGGATAATGGAACGGACGGAAAAGGTATGCAGTATATGGCGCTGGCATCGGTAAAGTTGTCGGGCGGCGGATCTGTGCGTACTACTGATAAAGAACTTTCTATAGCCGATGCCACTACCGCTTATATCTATGTGTCGATGGGTACCGATTTCAAAAACCCTGGTTTTGAAAATAAAACGGCGCAGTTATTACAAGCTGCAATGAGCAAAAACTACCTGTCAGAAAAAACCATTCACACCCAAAACTTTCAAAAATTATTTAACCGTTTCTCAGTAAACCTGGGTACCGGCGAGAACAGCCATCTGTCTACCAATAAACGATTAGATCTTTTTTATAAAAATCCGCAGAAAGATAACGCGCTGCCTGCTTTGTTCTTGCAATTTGGCCGCTATCTCAGCATCAGCAGTACACGCGTGGGTTTATTACCACCCAATTTACAGGGGCTTTGGGCCAACCAGGTTAATACCCCCTGGAATGGCGACTACCATCTAGACATTAACGTGGAGATGAATCACTGGCATCTGGAAGCGGCTAATTTATCGGAGCTCAACCTCCCACTGGCCGAACTGGTTAAAGGGTTAGTTAAAAATGGAGAACGTACCGCCAAAGCCTACTACAACGCCAATGGCTGGATTGCCCATGTTATTACCAATGTATGGGGTTTTACCGAACCAGGCGAAAGTGCTTCCTGGGGTATTGCCAACTCTGGCTCGGGGTGGCTATGCGAAAACCTATGGGCTCATTACGCTTATACTAAAGACAAAAAATACCTAAAGGACATTTATCCCGTTTTAAAAGGCTCTGCCCTTTTTTACCGGGATGCATTGATTACTGATCCTAAAACAAAATGGCTGGTTACAGCGCCTTCCGTATCGCCCGAAAATACATTTGTCTTAAATGGCAAACATGTGAATGTTTGTATGGGACCCACTATCGATAACCAAATCACCAGGGAGCTTTTTAACAATGTGATTGAAGCATCAAAAGTGCTTGGTGTGGATGCTGATTTCAGAGCCGACCTGACCAGAAAGCTAAAACAGATTCCTCCACCCGGCCGCATTGCCAGCGATGGCAGAATTATGGAATGGCTGGAAGAGTATAAAGAGGCGGATCCCCAGCACCGGCATATCTCGCATTTATGGGGGCTTTATCCCGGCTCGTCCATCACAGCCAATAAAACACCTCACTTAATGGAAGCCGCGAAAAAAACATTAGAGGTAAGAGGCGACGACGGTCCGAGTTGGGCGATTACACATAAGCAATTATTCTGGGCACGTTTACATGACGGAGAAAGAGCTTTCAAACTTCTTAAAGAAGTGCTGCGCCCCACTTTAAGAACAGATATTAATTATGGCGCCGGCGGCGGGGTGTATCCCAACCTGCTTTCCGCGGGCCCACCCTTCCAGATCGATGGTAATTTTGGCGGCTCGGCGGGTATACTGGAAATGCTGCTACAAAGCCATGATGGCTATATCGAGCTGTTGCCTTCCATCCCTGCCATCTGGAAAAAAAAGGGACAGGTAAAAGGCATCAGGGCGCAGAACAATATCACGATAGATCTGCAATGGTCTGACGGCAGGGTCATCAACTATAAACTCTACTCCCCGTCTAAACAGCAGGTAAAGCTAAAAGTAAATGGACAATTGGTTCATGCAACTACTATAGCACGATAA
- a CDS encoding alpha-galactosidase, with the protein MRFALKGLWTLAISIASVAVFAQEQIIPVTTAENSMVLKVDQQKNLSILYYGRKLGNNNEYGLIPQAYKQTSDYTEVADAAYTASGSRNLLEPAITVTHADGNNSLDLRYVQHEQKDLGNGVSQLSILLKDPVYNFQVTLFYKSYFKQDVIEQWAVIRHAEKSNVLLHKYASANLHIKAKSFWLTQYHGDWAKEMQPETSKLTHGIKTLDSKLGTRANLFQPSVFMVSLDKPSTEDEGTVLYGALEYSGNFKTDLELDYQNNLRIISGINNYASAYTLKPNEDFVTPGFLYTLSHEGKGSASRRLQDWARNYKVLDGKKDRLTLLNNWEATYFDFDENKLKELIKDTRKLGVDLFLLDDGWFANKYPRNGDVAGLGDWAPNKKKLPNGIGTLVKEAANNQVKFGIWIEPEMVNPKSELYEQHPDWVIKQPLRAEHYFRNQLVLDLSNPKVQDFVFKVVDDLFAKNGELAYIKWDCNAVIYNAHSAYLKNQSHFYIEYMRGLYNVLKRIRSKYPTVPMMLCSGGGGRVDYGALEYFTEFWPSDNTDPLERIFMQWEYSYFYPAIASANHVTDWGKQPIKFRTDVAMMGKLGFDIVVNHLSEKDLQYCQDAIKQYNSFKDIVWFGQQYRLANPAEGDIASMAYINEEKSKGVIFNYLVNNRYGSGSIYPVRLKGLDRAAKYRITEICLYPGSKTSIDESKSYSGEFLMTIGFNPVLNAQRTSVVLMIEKI; encoded by the coding sequence ATGAGGTTTGCGTTGAAAGGTTTATGGACATTAGCTATATCTATAGCGTCAGTAGCGGTATTTGCACAGGAACAGATCATTCCGGTGACAACAGCCGAAAACTCAATGGTATTGAAGGTTGACCAGCAAAAGAACTTATCGATACTGTACTATGGAAGAAAGCTCGGCAACAATAATGAATATGGATTGATTCCGCAGGCCTATAAACAAACCAGCGATTATACCGAAGTGGCCGATGCGGCTTATACCGCTTCGGGCTCACGGAATCTGCTGGAACCAGCCATTACCGTAACCCATGCTGATGGCAATAATTCATTGGATCTTCGTTATGTGCAGCATGAACAAAAAGACCTTGGTAATGGTGTCAGCCAGTTATCTATCTTATTAAAAGATCCTGTGTATAATTTCCAGGTGACGCTATTTTACAAGTCTTATTTCAAACAAGATGTAATTGAGCAATGGGCGGTTATCAGGCATGCGGAAAAGTCAAATGTGCTTTTACATAAATATGCATCAGCCAACCTGCATATCAAAGCAAAAAGCTTCTGGCTTACACAATATCATGGCGACTGGGCTAAAGAAATGCAACCTGAAACATCCAAACTAACACATGGCATTAAGACGCTCGATAGTAAACTAGGTACCCGGGCCAATTTATTCCAACCTTCTGTATTTATGGTATCACTCGATAAGCCTTCCACGGAAGACGAAGGAACGGTACTATACGGTGCGCTGGAGTACAGCGGCAATTTCAAAACCGACCTGGAACTGGATTACCAGAACAACCTGCGTATTATATCCGGCATCAACAATTATGCTTCTGCTTATACGTTAAAACCTAATGAAGACTTCGTTACTCCAGGGTTTCTGTATACATTATCGCATGAGGGTAAAGGAAGCGCCAGCCGCAGGCTACAGGACTGGGCACGCAACTATAAAGTACTGGACGGCAAAAAAGACAGGCTTACCTTGTTAAATAACTGGGAGGCCACTTATTTCGACTTTGATGAAAATAAATTAAAGGAACTTATAAAAGATACCAGGAAACTCGGTGTTGACCTGTTCCTGCTGGACGACGGCTGGTTTGCGAATAAGTATCCCAGGAACGGCGATGTAGCAGGCCTGGGAGACTGGGCTCCAAATAAGAAGAAATTACCAAATGGCATCGGAACGCTGGTTAAAGAAGCCGCTAACAACCAGGTGAAATTTGGTATATGGATCGAACCTGAAATGGTGAACCCTAAAAGTGAATTGTATGAACAACATCCGGATTGGGTTATAAAGCAACCCTTGCGGGCCGAACATTACTTCCGGAATCAACTGGTTTTAGACCTGAGTAACCCGAAGGTACAGGACTTTGTTTTTAAAGTAGTAGACGATCTGTTTGCAAAAAACGGCGAACTTGCCTATATAAAATGGGACTGCAACGCGGTTATCTATAATGCCCATTCCGCCTATCTTAAAAACCAATCGCATTTTTACATTGAGTATATGCGTGGGCTGTATAATGTGTTAAAAAGAATACGTAGCAAGTATCCTACTGTCCCTATGATGTTATGCTCAGGCGGTGGCGGCCGCGTGGACTATGGCGCGTTAGAGTACTTTACGGAGTTCTGGCCCAGCGATAATACCGATCCGCTCGAACGCATATTCATGCAATGGGAGTACTCTTACTTCTACCCTGCTATTGCCAGCGCCAACCATGTAACCGACTGGGGCAAACAACCTATTAAATTCAGGACCGATGTGGCCATGATGGGCAAGCTTGGCTTTGATATTGTTGTAAATCACCTAAGCGAAAAAGATCTTCAATATTGCCAGGATGCCATTAAACAATATAATTCGTTTAAAGATATCGTATGGTTTGGCCAACAATACCGGCTGGCTAATCCTGCTGAGGGAGATATTGCGTCTATGGCTTATATCAATGAAGAGAAATCCAAAGGGGTTATTTTCAACTACCTCGTTAATAACCGGTATGGCTCGGGAAGCATTTATCCGGTTCGCCTTAAAGGACTCGATCGGGCCGCGAAATACAGGATCACTGAAATATGTTTATACCCCGGAAGCAAAACTTCTATTGACGAATCAAAATCCTATAGTGGTGAATTTCTAATGACGATAGGATTTAACCCGGTGCTGAATGCACAAAGAACGAGTGTGGTATTGATGATTGAAAAGATTTGA
- a CDS encoding sialate O-acetylesterase, with the protein MDFTNRYLRLLVAVCLLLTTSTSARIVLPRIFTDGMVLQRDQPLTIWGTAGKNESIKVDINGQQAVTTSNAHGDWKIVLKPMHWGGPYHLTITGRNDKKVLQNILIGDVWICSGQSNMEMPVSGWSKVNNAEQEIAAANYPNIRLFTVEKSTSFMPQKELAGGQWLECTSANIPSFSAVAYFFGRKINQDTKIPIGLISTNWGGTNIQAWTSWPAISGFDGYNHLDRAKMEQTFAQQDENRKAYNQALAADPGSSEGRYQNDDIDGWKKIQMPGSWESSEIGNTDGIIWFKKSFELEKIPSGNNIVLHLGAIDDADSTYINGILVGNDNIWNKSRVYPVSSSLLKEGKNTIAIKMMDGGAQGGMFGKPEDLFISVGDKKIPIAGDWHYKPSVTSKGYNLIETGPNAFPSQLFNAMINPLTGFKIKGAIWYQGEANVNEAARYQQLFPAMIADWRKAWGYNFPFIWVQLANYLERKKEPGASAWAELRAAQHQTLTVPNTGEAVAIDIGEAHDIHPRNKQDVGLRLALAAETMVYGKKMVASGPVLASFKAEGNKIILSFTHTGGGLVSRQQQLTGFSIAGANQQFIWADAKIMGNKVIVSSPSIQQPVAVRYAWADNPDAGLYNKENLPASPFRTDNWPLTTEGKKIY; encoded by the coding sequence ATGGATTTTACAAATAGATATTTAAGACTATTAGTAGCAGTTTGTTTGTTATTGACTACCAGCACCTCTGCCCGGATTGTATTACCCCGCATCTTTACAGACGGCATGGTTTTGCAACGCGATCAACCCCTCACGATATGGGGTACCGCAGGCAAAAACGAAAGCATAAAGGTAGACATCAACGGGCAGCAGGCTGTTACCACTTCGAACGCACACGGAGACTGGAAGATCGTTCTAAAACCCATGCATTGGGGCGGGCCTTATCATCTTACGATTACAGGCCGTAACGACAAGAAGGTATTGCAAAATATACTGATCGGCGATGTATGGATCTGTAGCGGACAATCCAATATGGAAATGCCGGTGTCCGGCTGGTCAAAGGTGAACAATGCCGAACAGGAAATAGCCGCGGCCAACTACCCCAACATACGGCTATTTACGGTGGAAAAATCAACCAGCTTTATGCCCCAAAAAGAGCTGGCCGGCGGGCAATGGCTGGAATGTACTTCAGCTAATATCCCTTCTTTTTCGGCGGTGGCTTATTTCTTTGGCAGGAAGATCAACCAGGATACGAAAATACCTATCGGTTTGATCAGCACCAATTGGGGGGGTACGAATATACAGGCATGGACCAGCTGGCCTGCTATTTCCGGATTTGATGGATACAATCATCTTGACCGGGCAAAAATGGAACAAACTTTTGCACAACAGGATGAGAACAGAAAAGCTTATAACCAGGCATTGGCAGCAGACCCCGGCAGCAGCGAAGGCAGGTATCAAAATGACGATATAGATGGCTGGAAGAAAATCCAGATGCCCGGCTCCTGGGAATCTTCTGAGATTGGCAATACCGATGGCATCATCTGGTTTAAGAAAAGCTTCGAACTGGAAAAAATTCCTTCCGGCAATAATATTGTCTTGCACCTGGGCGCCATAGATGACGCAGATTCTACTTACATTAACGGCATATTAGTAGGAAACGATAATATCTGGAATAAAAGCCGGGTATACCCCGTAAGCTCTTCATTGCTCAAGGAAGGCAAAAATACCATCGCCATTAAAATGATGGATGGCGGTGCACAGGGTGGTATGTTTGGAAAACCCGAAGATCTTTTTATAAGCGTTGGTGACAAAAAAATCCCTATTGCCGGGGACTGGCACTACAAGCCCTCCGTTACTTCCAAAGGGTATAATTTGATAGAGACAGGGCCTAACGCTTTTCCTTCGCAGCTATTCAATGCTATGATCAATCCACTCACAGGTTTCAAAATAAAAGGCGCCATATGGTACCAGGGGGAAGCCAATGTAAATGAAGCAGCGCGTTATCAGCAACTCTTTCCTGCAATGATTGCCGACTGGCGGAAAGCCTGGGGCTATAACTTTCCTTTTATATGGGTACAACTGGCCAATTACCTGGAGCGAAAAAAAGAGCCGGGGGCAAGTGCCTGGGCTGAACTGAGAGCAGCTCAACATCAAACACTCACCGTACCTAATACCGGTGAGGCTGTAGCGATAGACATCGGGGAAGCCCATGATATACATCCCCGTAATAAACAGGACGTAGGTCTGCGATTGGCGCTGGCAGCAGAAACGATGGTATATGGCAAAAAAATGGTGGCTTCGGGGCCGGTGCTCGCCTCGTTTAAAGCAGAAGGTAACAAGATCATCCTCAGCTTTACCCATACCGGTGGTGGCCTCGTGTCCAGGCAGCAACAGTTAACCGGATTTTCAATTGCAGGAGCCAATCAGCAGTTTATTTGGGCGGATGCGAAAATAATGGGCAATAAAGTAATTGTAAGCAGTCCCTCGATCCAACAACCAGTAGCCGTACGTTATGCATGGGCCGATAATCCCGACGCAGGCTTATATAACAAGGAAAACCTTCCGGCCTCCCCTTTCAGAACGGATAACTGGCCATTAACTACTGAGGGCAAAAAGATCTATTAG